The Nicotiana sylvestris chromosome 6, ASM39365v2, whole genome shotgun sequence genomic sequence ccGTTTGGCAACGATTATTTTTTGCACTTTTACACTCTTATTCTACTCTAATTTTCTCTCAATTCCCTTTTGATTATTGAATTGCTTATTGCTCTCAAGTTCTcaattaattattatttcaagtATTATCAGTTATTTATAGTAGCCACTACAAAATTACAATTATCAAGTGAAGTGTGGTTACCATTTTTGTTAGGTTCAAGTTCAATCATGCCCCGTGCTTCTAGAGTACGCTCACATGTTTGGAAACACTTTGAAgtagtagaagaaaatgaagaagttcgtAAAGTagagtgcaagaactgtggtcgaATCTTTAATGCCAATCGAATGTGGGAGGGCACACATGGTTTAAGGAAGCATATCAAGGGTTGTCTTGAGCGTCCTCTAGGAATTCGTATTTAAGatgatttgagacaatttgtgttgTTTTTAATTTATTAGACTCATTTAAGCTTAATGTATTAGTTTATGAGACAATTTGCTCTTATTGGCATTTGGCAGTAGTAGACACTAAACTTTTTATTGTAGTAaacttttaatttgcaagttcaaaaattaaaaaatgaaaatagaacTTGCAAGTTAATTTGAAATATTATTATGCAATGAAAATATGAAATGAAAGCCTTTGAAGTTTGATCCTTACATATTggtcttattaaataattttatgtagccacttaattttaaattttaaaattcaaacttAAAATTTTGAAGTTTAAAAGTTTAATTTTATGTCTTAAAAtacatattttattatttaaaagttcGCAAACACTAAAGGATCAATTACATTGGACAAGGAAACATaacacactaaaagaaattaaccCGGCCTTGATTCGGATTCGATAAGCCCGAACCATGACGGGCCCAACATAACCCGAAATTTCCCAGCCCATTACCAGCCCCGAACCCCAGCACACTAACCAGTCCGCCCCACTAACCGGACGTGTTATTTTTTCCCATGTCGAGTTTGGTCCAACCCGTCCGGTAAACACCTTTAGACCTAGTACTCCCCCTAGACATCCCTACCCCTTACCCTTTCGGTCGAGCACAACCTTTTGACCACTAGGTTCAAGCAACCCCAAGTCGAGATaccaaagaagaaggaaaattgaCCACCGTCGATTTCGTTTCATACTGAGGTCAAAGTTGTAGGCCCCCATTCCCCCAACCCATTACAGCTTTCAAAATTGGGCTTGTGTTCCGATAGGCAGGAGGTGTAAGCAGTGCGAGGTGGCTTCGCGAGAGGTGTAAGCAGTGCGAGGTGTGAAGCGAGATCAATTTTGACCTACTAGGGAAAGGAAGCAAATTTTTGTTAGACATAAGGTAGAGTAACTATTTTCAAAGCATCTGTCTCTACTAGTGACTCGTGAATGTTGCGAGTTGGAAACATGAAGGCATTTAGTTTGTTTTTTTGGCTTAGAGGCAAATTTgtcatttttcctttaatttaagCGACAAGGGCCTGTTTTGCCAAGTCGATTACTGACTTACTTCTATAACGTGTGTTTAATTTTGAATGACTTCTTTCAAAATACCTTTGTTTTGGATAAATGACAGTTTCTATTTGGTAAATGTATACTACATAATTTATGTTTGACTAATAGTACGCCTTAAAAAGGATTTTAAGTCAATAACACCAAACGAGACATAAAATATTTGATCAGACAGATTATAAAGCCAAGTCGGTTCTATCATATTTCTTGTTTCGTACTTCATTCTTTCTCTCCTCTCTACGTATTAACTCCCATAGCTTTTTCTCCACTTCCAACAATGGCAACACCCATGGTTCTCGATCCAAAACCCTTACCAGAGCCACCATCAACCCGACCCGACCCATCTGTACACGACGTTCCCTCCGACGGCGAAGACGACCTCTACGCCCGCCTAAAATCTCTTCAACGGCAGCTGGAGTTCATCGAGATACAAGAGGAATACGTCAAGGACGAACTGAAAAATCTCCGGCGAGAACACTTACGTGCACAGGAAGAAGTCAAACGGATTCAATCGGTGCCGCTAGTAATCGGTCAGTTCATGGAGATGATTGATACGAATAACGCTATTGTAGGGTCCACTACGGGATCTAATTACTACGTTAGAATACTCAGCACGATTAATCGGGAGCTACTTAAACCCTCGGCTTCTGTGGCTTTGCATCGTCACTCGAATGCGCTTGTTGATGTTTTGCCTCCTGAGGCTGATTCGAGTATTTCTCTGCTTAGCCAATCGGAGAAGCCTGATGTTACCTATAGTGTAAGTTTGTATTATGCTTAATTTAACTGATTATGGTTTATATGTAATTCTGCTTACTAGGGCTATATATTGCTGttcattatattattttcttacgTGCTAGGTTTTTTTTGGGTGAGTTTTAGGATTGCTGTTCTTAATTGGTAGACTAAGAGTTTATAGGGGTTTATTGTGAAGACTTAATTTCTGGAACAATTACATTAGGTTTACTTCATTGATAAATTTTGGATTCAAATTGACTTGTAGCTAACTATAAACTTTGCTAGATGCATTGTTTCCAATATTTAGACCTAAATATGAAATATGAGTCACATTAGAATGGTGAAGGTGTAAAGAGAATCCCAACTttaattttcaagaaaaaaagctatttttttttaattgtggAAAAAGAGTTAGCtttttttaaattgttgaaaaatagtTAGCTTTTTTCTACTGATAAAAGGAATAGTTGTTTTTTTCTCTGAAGGTGTCACAACCTTGAGCTTCTGTAAAATAGGTTAGGaatcaaaatcttttttttataGTTCTAACAGTGTCGCAAATTAAATAATAAGGAGATAGTGGCCTAGCAGTCAATGAAGCTAGAATGGACCATGGGAGATGAAAGTTCAAATCTCAGTAGAGGCAAAAAATGATAAATGATCTCTTTCCATCTGTCTATGCTACACAAAGTGATTTCTTTCCATTTGTCTGAGCTGCGGTAGATAGAGTTACCCTCCTACCCAGTAAATGTACCGGTGATAGTGATGTTCTGGTTTCGGGCATGTCCAAAGCCAGTTGCTTTTGTTTCATACTTGTACATATTTGCTATTGGTAAATAAAATAGTTTacttacccaaaaaaaaaaaaagtactgGTGATAAAAGTATGACCATAAAGACGATGTTTTCcataagaatttcaaaaaccAAGTAAAGAAGCTTTTTTCAATAGCTTATGAACTCATTGAgaatcttctctctttttttattatCATATTCTTCCATTTACTGATCTTGTTCAATCATATGTCCAAAATGATTTCTCAGTTTAACTTTAGTTGCAAGCAGCCTCTCATTGAAAATCAATACACATGCAGCACTTGAGTGTGTAGTACTGTGGCTTCTCCTTGAACTTATCCAAAATCCTATCACTGCCCTTCTCGAAAAGCAGTTAAGTGGCTTATTCATCATGTGTACTTCAATCGACCACTTGGTTTTGTTCCtcaaaagcaaaaaggaaagcCGAAACCTTGTTTGCGGGTTTCAGAGAAGTATCATTTTTCATTCAAGACTCTGGCGTGAAAGACAAACGAAACAGGAAGCTGAAGAAAAACAACATAACAAAGAGTAGTTAGTAGGCTGGTGTCTTTGAATATCTAGTGCATCATAAATGTATTGGGTTAATATTGATATAGTGTGTTCTGGGACAGAGCTATGTAGAGTCAAGGAGATTCAAATTGAATATCCTTCGTGGCAAAATTATACTGTGCAAATAGGGTAAAAACGaacatttttactatttaaacTGTAGAATCCCCTTAACAGAAGGAAAGATTCTAGTGAAGTGACGCAGGGGGTTCAAAATTTGCTTTGCATTATTTGCTCAAATCTCAAGTGTAACATTGTAGTATTTCTTTTGAATCCCCTTGCATAAACTTCTACCTCGGCCACTGACTGTGTTAATGGTTTTCTTTAACCCATATTATTGTATCCGAAAGAAAGGAAAATGGTTGTAAGTAATTGGATTGAACTTTGTAATTAACTGATCAAATGTGCAATATAGTGATCTGGATTCACTTTACAATTGACGCTAGGGAACGTGAGCATGGACTCTGCAACACGTGGTCTTTTCTCCTGTTTTAATCTTCAAAATCATTAAATGCTAGTGTCGTCTAAGGTAAAACGCGCTTTTAGTTCAGAGCACTAAGAGGGAAATCATTATGTACTAATTGTAATAAAAGCTCCCTAAATATGTGTGTGCAGATGCACATGTCACTTACTAGTACATGCAAACTAATGTCTAATGTAATGTTGTACCCTGTTAATAGATGTCTATTTCTTTGCTTTTATGAACTTCTCAAACCAGGATATTGGAGGATGTGACATACAAAAGCAGGAAATCCGTGAGGCTGTTGAGTTACCTCTGACTCATCACGAGTTGTACAAGCAGATTGGTATAGATCCTCCCCGTGGTGTCTTGCTTTATGGTCCACCAGGTACCGGGAAAACTATGCTTGCAAAGGCTGTCGCTCATCACACTACTGCTGCCTTCATAAGGGTTGTTGGCTCAGAATTTGTTCAGAAGTACTTGGGTGAGGTATGTATTGAAGTATTGGGATTGTCTGAGCAGTTATTTCTGTGCATCAATGAATCATTACTCACCCATTTGTTCTTTCTTCAAACTATCTTGACTGTGTCATTTCAGATTAAAAAATGGATTTTAAAGTATTTGTTTCCATCTTGGAAGAATCTTGGAGAAAGAAAGCATTTGCTTCTTGTCCAAGACTTTTTTGCCCTTTTAAATTTCATGATTCGTGACTTTTTTGTGGTGTGAGAATAAGGCAGTTAATTATTGTTACCTTTGTCCCAAATTGTATATATTGTTCTATTTGCAGTAGTTAACTTGGTTAATTTTTTAATCTGAGATCAAAGATTAGTTCATTAATTATTAAAACGACAATTATCCTCAGGCATCTAGCAGACTTTGTGAAAAGAACACTAATATAATTCACTAAAAGATAGGGGACATGGAATTCTGCTGTCCCAATCAGGCTGAGTAGCAACATGATATACAAGAAAATATTTCGTGAAACTAAGAACATCCTATGCAAGAACCATTTGTTGATATTTGGAAGTGGCTGTAGAGACAAGCCAATTTTTGTTTTTGGGGGGGAGGgactcttttgtttttcctttattttttcggGATAAGTTAAGAGACGGACCATCTTTCCGCACCCAATCAAGTAGAACAGTTCCATTATGTCAACATGCAGCTTGGAGTGCAATATTGTACATTTTGTCGCACGCATCATGTTGAACAGAACTGTTTTATTGGGGATGCTACTTCGGATCAATTTATAATTTCTTGCATACAAATTTGtttttctttagatttccttTTACTCCTGAGTTAAGAGGGACAAAACTCAGTCAATTTTACAGTCCATGAACGGTGACGAGACTCCATTTGTTTCTATTACTCAAGCTTTAATTTTCTCATTTGCTCTCTGACTGTGCAGGGTCCTCGAATGGTTCGTGATGTTTTTCGCCTTGCCAAAGAAAATGCTCCTGCAATCATATTTATTGATGAGGTAGATGCAATTGCAACTGCCAGGTTTGATGCTCAGACTGGAGCTGATAGGGAGGTCCAGCGTATCCTCATGGAGTTGCTAAATCAGGTAGGCTTCTGTGTATTCTTCTAAAGTAATCTGTCAGAATGCATGCACTGAGAATTGTTTATGAAGTTTCTGTTTGGTGTTTCTCCTGCAGATGGATGGATTTGACCAGACCGTGAATGTGAAAGTTATTATGGCAACTAATAGAGCTGATACTTTGGATCCTGCACTTTTGCGCCCTGGAAGGCTTGATCGGAAGATTGAATTTCCTTTGCCTGATAGGCGTCAAAAGAGGCTTGTTTTTCAGGTAGAATTTTGGATGACTTTGTATAAGGATTTCTTCTTTAATCGTATTCCCCAGCACCAAAGAAAATAATTTAAGAGTGAAAAATTGTGGAAGGAAGTTTTGAGAGATTGGTTTATGGATTGTGTATCTCATTCATTATCTAGATATTTCTCCGCTCCCATAACAGACCAAAAATCTAAAGCTGGATGATTTTTGTCCAGGTCTGCACTGCTAAGATGAACTTAGGTGATGAGGTCGACTTGGAAGATTATGTTTCTCGCCCTGATAAAATTAGTGCTGCTGAGGTTTGTCTCTTTGCTCTTCATCTGTTTTTGAGGGAGAAATAGGATGCTCCACTACTGTTCTAAATTTAGAAGTCAGGCTAAATAGTTGTTTTATATCGTGCTGTGTCTGGTTTTGTCCTTCAATTTTCCGTACAACATGATTTGATGCATGTTGCAACGTCTGCAGATTTCAGCTATTTGTCAGGAAGCAGGTATGCATGCAGTGCGAAAGAATCGATATGTCATTCTCCCCAAGGACTTCGAAAAGGGCTACAGGACCAATGTGAAGAAGCCTGACACTGACTTTGAATTCTACAAGTGATCTGTAAAATTAGTTTAAGAGATCAACTATGTACGCTCCTCTGAAGATCTTCTAACTGAAGTTATAATTGTACTGCTAACTTTTCAAACATCTAATGGCTTGTACCTTCTTAGTTCAGTCATTTGTTCGTTCATGAAGTGTTAACAAGCCGTCTGGATCGATTTGACATGCTGCACGCTCATTTCTTTTGCATATTTTCTCAAGCTGCATAAATCATTCTCATGGTGGCAGAGCATCAGATCTTTCGGGCCGTTCAATTGCTGCATTTTGTGTGATGGCCTATGCCTCGCTTTTGTTAGTGTTTCATTGCCCCTTGAATCTTTTGTTGGCGTTTCCAACCTCAAGTTACTGAGCCCGAAAATCTCAGAGCTAATGATAATGTAAAGTACTATGTTCCTGGTACGTACTAGCTGAAAGGTACTACCTTGTCCCTTTTTTCCGACATCCGAGATTTGGTATGCACATTGAGGCTCG encodes the following:
- the LOC104240363 gene encoding 26S proteasome regulatory subunit 6B homolog yields the protein MATPMVLDPKPLPEPPSTRPDPSVHDVPSDGEDDLYARLKSLQRQLEFIEIQEEYVKDELKNLRREHLRAQEEVKRIQSVPLVIGQFMEMIDTNNAIVGSTTGSNYYVRILSTINRELLKPSASVALHRHSNALVDVLPPEADSSISLLSQSEKPDVTYSDIGGCDIQKQEIREAVELPLTHHELYKQIGIDPPRGVLLYGPPGTGKTMLAKAVAHHTTAAFIRVVGSEFVQKYLGEGPRMVRDVFRLAKENAPAIIFIDEVDAIATARFDAQTGADREVQRILMELLNQMDGFDQTVNVKVIMATNRADTLDPALLRPGRLDRKIEFPLPDRRQKRLVFQVCTAKMNLGDEVDLEDYVSRPDKISAAEISAICQEAGMHAVRKNRYVILPKDFEKGYRTNVKKPDTDFEFYK